The Limnochordia bacterium region ACATACCTCTTTTAAGTAACACCGGTTTCTCGGCCAAACCCACTTCCCGAAGCAAAGTAAAGTTCTGCATGTTCCGTGCGCCGATCTGAAGCATGTCCACATACTGGCTGACTAATTCCACATCCCGGGGATTGACCACCTCAGAAATAACCGGTAGGCCCGTTTCCGCTCTGGCTTCGGCTAGAAGCTTCAACCCTTCTTCCTCTAGACCTTGAAAAGAATAGGGTGATGTCCTCGGTTTGAAGGCGCCGCCCCGCAGCATAGAAGCTCCGCCGGCCTTGACCATTTGAGCCGCCTCAATAATCTGCTCTTCACTTTCCACGGCACAGGGTCCGGCGATCATCACCAACTTCTTACCACCGAAGACCACATCCCCCACAGAAACCTCGGACTTGTGGTGCAGAAACTCCTTGCTAGCCAACTTGAAGGGCTGTAGGATGGGTACAACCTTCTCCACCCCGGGTAAAGCTTCCAGAAACTGCAAATTGATCTTAGTCTTATCCCCCACGGCTCCAATAATCGTTCTTTCAACACCCTGGGATAGATGGGCTTCGAAACCTAATTCCTTTAGTCGTTCAATTACCCGATTTAATTGCGTAGAATCCGCCTTCGGTTCCATGACAATAATCATGGCCGTCACCTCATTTAGTCTTTGTCAACTTATAGGACTGCTTCTAGAGCACCAATGAATCTTTGATTCTGCTCTTGGGTGCCGATGGTAACCCGAATAAAGGTCGGCTGACCAAAGGCATCTCCTTTACGAATAATCACGCCCTGCTTAAGTAACCCCTTAAACACCGCATCACAGGGTCGAGCAAG contains the following coding sequences:
- the aroF gene encoding 3-deoxy-7-phosphoheptulonate synthase, which codes for MIIVMEPKADSTQLNRVIERLKELGFEAHLSQGVERTIIGAVGDKTKINLQFLEALPGVEKVVPILQPFKLASKEFLHHKSEVSVGDVVFGGKKLVMIAGPCAVESEEQIIEAAQMVKAGGASMLRGGAFKPRTSPYSFQGLEEEGLKLLAEARAETGLPVISEVVNPRDVELVSQYVDMLQIGARNMQNFTLLREVGLAEKPVLLKRGMSATIEEWLMAAEYIISAGNFNVVLCERGIRTFETATRNTLDLSAVPLIRELSHLPIIVDPSHGTGKKRLVTAMARAGIAAGADGIMVEVHPKPEKALSDGPQSLRPEEFSELIREVTKVAVALDRIM